From a single Bos indicus isolate NIAB-ARS_2022 breed Sahiwal x Tharparkar chromosome 11, NIAB-ARS_B.indTharparkar_mat_pri_1.0, whole genome shotgun sequence genomic region:
- the NOXA1 gene encoding NADPH oxidase activator 1 isoform X3 → MASLGDLLRDWHQGAQAVARGDWDCALRLFSSISEPPARVSFNVGCVHLLAGDPEAALRAFDQAVTKDACLAVGFLQRGVANFQLERFMEALSDFQRTLAQLRDNTAIDYTQLGLRFKLQAWEVLFNMAAVQSQLGLWAEAACSLGDAISKGPEGARNGLDVALGQVQKQVPLQPRQVPRGEVFRPRRRHVEHLEPVDFLGKAKVLASALPTDSHGVAPPQPQALDVRGEARPRAAARSGLCRPTFQEALPVGEAWERGPLPSRARDTAPGRADTPCSPRTPTDTEMEVSSGQARQHDRGTLVTHKSAHGEHAGQQLPSGLLAAGGPSPGSSSEAASTGGAAPGRSESLATVTVQCALTLSLTAPRGADLSSLRALMSQALPPHAQRAQLREWAAGRSSTRWWPSTSILPRGPRIWPCSQETPWMSCVKVEPALPGPGGARPGSAHRRSNDPTPTVDQAWLEGHCDGHIGIFPKSFTVPAARRA, encoded by the exons ATGGCCTCGCTCGGGGACCTGCTGCGCGACTGGCACCAGGGCGCGCAGGCCGTGGCGCGCGGGGACTGGGACTGCGCCCTTCGCCTCTTCTCGAGCATCTCGGAGCCGCCCGCCAGGGTGAGCTTCAACGTGGGCTGCGTGCACCTGCTGGCCGGGGACCCGGAGGCCGCGCTGCGG GCATTTGACCAGGCGGTGACCAAGGATGCCTGCTTGGCTGTCGGCTTCCTCCAGCGCGGAGTGGCCAACTTCCAGCTGGAGAG GTTCATGGAGGCCCTGTCCGACTTTCAGCGCACCCTGGCCCAGCTGAGGGACAACACCGCCATCGACTACACCCAGCTGGGCCTGCGGTTCAAGCTGCAAGCCTGGGAG gtGCTGTTCAACATGGCTGCGGTGCAGAGCCAGCTGGGGCTCTGGGCAGAGGCTGCCTGCAGCCTGGGGGACGCCATCTCCAAGGGGCCGGAAGGGGCCCGCAACGGCCTGGACGTCGCCCTGGGCCAAGTGCAG AAGCAGGTCCCCCTGCAGCCTCGGCAGGTCCCCAGGGGTGAGGTCTTCCGGCCCCGTAGGCGGCACGTGGAGCACCTGGAGCCTGTGGATTTCCTGGGCAAGGCCAAG GTGCTGGCCTCCGCCCTCCCCACCGACTCCCACGGGGTCGCCCCGCCGCAGCCACAG GCTCTGGACGTGCGTGGTGAAGCCAGGCCTCGGGCTGCTGCACG CTCGGGGCTCTGCAGGCCCACCTTTCAGGAGGCCTTGCCCGTGGGTGAGGCCTGGGAACGAgggcccctcccctccagggcccGTGACACTGCCCCCGGCAGAGCTGACACCCCCTGCAGCCCCAGGACACCTACTGACACGGAGATGGAGGTCAGCTCCGGCCAGGCTAGGCAGCACGACCGTGGCACGCTGGTCACCCACAAG AGTGCCCACGGGGAACACGCTGGCCAGCAGCTTCCTTCAG GGCTGCTGGCAGCCGGGgggcccagccctggctcctcCTCCGAGGCCGCCAGCACAGGG GGAGCGGCTCCGGGGCGCTCTGAGTCCTTGGCGACCGTCACCGTGCAGTGTGCCCTCACCCTGAGCCTGACGGCCCCGAGAGGAGCTGACCTGTCCAGTCTGCGGGCCCTGATGAGCCAGGCCCTGCCCCCCCACGCCCAGCGTGCCCAGCTCAG GGAGTGGGCGGCCGGCCGGTCCTCTACCAGGTGGTGGCCCAGCACGTCTATTCTGCCCAGAGGCCCGAGGATCTGGCCTTGCAGCCAGGAGACACCGTGGATGTCCTGTGTGAAGGTAGAGCCTGCGCTGCCCGGGCCGGGGGGTGCCCGACCAGGGTCTGCACACAGACGCAGTAACGACCCAACGCCCACAGTGGACCAGGCGTGGCTGGAGGGCCACTGTGACGGCCACATTGGCATCTTCCCCAAGAGTTTCACTGTCCCAGCTGCGCGGCGCGCCTGA
- the NOXA1 gene encoding NADPH oxidase activator 1 isoform X9, translated as MASLGDLLRDWHQGAQAVARGDWDCALRLFSSISEPPARVSFNVGCVHLLAGDPEAALRAFDQAVTKDACLAVGFLQRGVANFQLERFMEALSDFQRTLAQLRDNTAIDYTQLGLRFKLQAWEVLFNMAAVQSQLGLWAEAACSLGDAISKGPEGARNGLDVALGQVQKQVPLQPRQVPRGEVFRPRRRHVEHLEPVDFLGKAKVLASALPTDSHGVAPPQPQALDVRGEARPRAAARSGLCRPTFQEALPVGEAWERGPLPSRARDTAPGRADTPCSPRTPTDTEMEVSSGQARQHDRGTLVTHKSAHGEHAGQQLPSGLLAAGGPSPGSSSEAASTGGAAPGRSESLATVTVQCALTLSLTAPRGADLSSLRALMSQALPPHAQRAQLREWAAGRSSTRWWPSTSILPRGPRIWPCSQETPWMSCVKAWLEGHCDGHIGIFPKSFTVPAARRA; from the exons ATGGCCTCGCTCGGGGACCTGCTGCGCGACTGGCACCAGGGCGCGCAGGCCGTGGCGCGCGGGGACTGGGACTGCGCCCTTCGCCTCTTCTCGAGCATCTCGGAGCCGCCCGCCAGGGTGAGCTTCAACGTGGGCTGCGTGCACCTGCTGGCCGGGGACCCGGAGGCCGCGCTGCGG GCATTTGACCAGGCGGTGACCAAGGATGCCTGCTTGGCTGTCGGCTTCCTCCAGCGCGGAGTGGCCAACTTCCAGCTGGAGAG GTTCATGGAGGCCCTGTCCGACTTTCAGCGCACCCTGGCCCAGCTGAGGGACAACACCGCCATCGACTACACCCAGCTGGGCCTGCGGTTCAAGCTGCAAGCCTGGGAG gtGCTGTTCAACATGGCTGCGGTGCAGAGCCAGCTGGGGCTCTGGGCAGAGGCTGCCTGCAGCCTGGGGGACGCCATCTCCAAGGGGCCGGAAGGGGCCCGCAACGGCCTGGACGTCGCCCTGGGCCAAGTGCAG AAGCAGGTCCCCCTGCAGCCTCGGCAGGTCCCCAGGGGTGAGGTCTTCCGGCCCCGTAGGCGGCACGTGGAGCACCTGGAGCCTGTGGATTTCCTGGGCAAGGCCAAG GTGCTGGCCTCCGCCCTCCCCACCGACTCCCACGGGGTCGCCCCGCCGCAGCCACAG GCTCTGGACGTGCGTGGTGAAGCCAGGCCTCGGGCTGCTGCACG CTCGGGGCTCTGCAGGCCCACCTTTCAGGAGGCCTTGCCCGTGGGTGAGGCCTGGGAACGAgggcccctcccctccagggcccGTGACACTGCCCCCGGCAGAGCTGACACCCCCTGCAGCCCCAGGACACCTACTGACACGGAGATGGAGGTCAGCTCCGGCCAGGCTAGGCAGCACGACCGTGGCACGCTGGTCACCCACAAG AGTGCCCACGGGGAACACGCTGGCCAGCAGCTTCCTTCAG GGCTGCTGGCAGCCGGGgggcccagccctggctcctcCTCCGAGGCCGCCAGCACAGGG GGAGCGGCTCCGGGGCGCTCTGAGTCCTTGGCGACCGTCACCGTGCAGTGTGCCCTCACCCTGAGCCTGACGGCCCCGAGAGGAGCTGACCTGTCCAGTCTGCGGGCCCTGATGAGCCAGGCCCTGCCCCCCCACGCCCAGCGTGCCCAGCTCAG GGAGTGGGCGGCCGGCCGGTCCTCTACCAGGTGGTGGCCCAGCACGTCTATTCTGCCCAGAGGCCCGAGGATCTGGCCTTGCAGCCAGGAGACACCGTGGATGTCCTGTGTGAAG GCGTGGCTGGAGGGCCACTGTGACGGCCACATTGGCATCTTCCCCAAGAGTTTCACTGTCCCAGCTGCGCGGCGCGCCTGA
- the NOXA1 gene encoding NADPH oxidase activator 1 isoform X1: MASLGDLLRDWHQGAQAVARGDWDCALRLFSSISEPPARVSFNVGCVHLLAGDPEAALRAFDQAVTKDACLAVGFLQRGVANFQLERFMEALSDFQRTLAQLRDNTAIDYTQLGLRFKLQAWEVLFNMAAVQSQLGLWAEAACSLGDAISKGPEGARNGLDVALGQVQKQVPLQPRQVPRGEVFRPRRRHVEHLEPVDFLGKAKVLASALPTDSHGVAPPQPQALDVRGEARPRAAARSGLCRPTFQEALPVGEAWERGPLPSRARDTAPGRADTPCSPRTPTDTEMEVSSGQARQHDRGTLVTHKSAHGEHAGQQLPSGLLAAGGPSPGSSSEAASTGGAAPGRSESLATVTVQCALTLSLTAPRGADLSSLRALMSQALPPHAQRAQLSYQDPSEDGRWVPLSGEEALQRAWRDAAGPGGLQLQCRGVGGRPVLYQVVAQHVYSAQRPEDLALQPGDTVDVLCEVDQAWLEGHCDGHIGIFPKSFTVPAARRA; encoded by the exons ATGGCCTCGCTCGGGGACCTGCTGCGCGACTGGCACCAGGGCGCGCAGGCCGTGGCGCGCGGGGACTGGGACTGCGCCCTTCGCCTCTTCTCGAGCATCTCGGAGCCGCCCGCCAGGGTGAGCTTCAACGTGGGCTGCGTGCACCTGCTGGCCGGGGACCCGGAGGCCGCGCTGCGG GCATTTGACCAGGCGGTGACCAAGGATGCCTGCTTGGCTGTCGGCTTCCTCCAGCGCGGAGTGGCCAACTTCCAGCTGGAGAG GTTCATGGAGGCCCTGTCCGACTTTCAGCGCACCCTGGCCCAGCTGAGGGACAACACCGCCATCGACTACACCCAGCTGGGCCTGCGGTTCAAGCTGCAAGCCTGGGAG gtGCTGTTCAACATGGCTGCGGTGCAGAGCCAGCTGGGGCTCTGGGCAGAGGCTGCCTGCAGCCTGGGGGACGCCATCTCCAAGGGGCCGGAAGGGGCCCGCAACGGCCTGGACGTCGCCCTGGGCCAAGTGCAG AAGCAGGTCCCCCTGCAGCCTCGGCAGGTCCCCAGGGGTGAGGTCTTCCGGCCCCGTAGGCGGCACGTGGAGCACCTGGAGCCTGTGGATTTCCTGGGCAAGGCCAAG GTGCTGGCCTCCGCCCTCCCCACCGACTCCCACGGGGTCGCCCCGCCGCAGCCACAG GCTCTGGACGTGCGTGGTGAAGCCAGGCCTCGGGCTGCTGCACG CTCGGGGCTCTGCAGGCCCACCTTTCAGGAGGCCTTGCCCGTGGGTGAGGCCTGGGAACGAgggcccctcccctccagggcccGTGACACTGCCCCCGGCAGAGCTGACACCCCCTGCAGCCCCAGGACACCTACTGACACGGAGATGGAGGTCAGCTCCGGCCAGGCTAGGCAGCACGACCGTGGCACGCTGGTCACCCACAAG AGTGCCCACGGGGAACACGCTGGCCAGCAGCTTCCTTCAG GGCTGCTGGCAGCCGGGgggcccagccctggctcctcCTCCGAGGCCGCCAGCACAGGG GGAGCGGCTCCGGGGCGCTCTGAGTCCTTGGCGACCGTCACCGTGCAGTGTGCCCTCACCCTGAGCCTGACGGCCCCGAGAGGAGCTGACCTGTCCAGTCTGCGGGCCCTGATGAGCCAGGCCCTGCCCCCCCACGCCCAGCGTGCCCAGCTCAG TTACCAAGACCCCAGCGAGGATGGGCGCTGGGTGCCCCTCTCTGGGGAGGAGGCACTGCAGAGAGCCTGGCGGGACGCGGCCGGCCCTGGGGGTCTGCAGCTGCAGTGCCGG GGAGTGGGCGGCCGGCCGGTCCTCTACCAGGTGGTGGCCCAGCACGTCTATTCTGCCCAGAGGCCCGAGGATCTGGCCTTGCAGCCAGGAGACACCGTGGATGTCCTGTGTGAAG TGGACCAGGCGTGGCTGGAGGGCCACTGTGACGGCCACATTGGCATCTTCCCCAAGAGTTTCACTGTCCCAGCTGCGCGGCGCGCCTGA
- the NOXA1 gene encoding NADPH oxidase activator 1 isoform X11 has translation MASLGDLLRDWHQGAQAVARGDWDCALRLFSSISEPPARVSFNVGCVHLLAGDPEAALRAFDQAVTKDACLAVGFLQRGVANFQLERFMEALSDFQRTLAQLRDNTAIDYTQLGLRFKLQAWEVLFNMAAVQSQLGLWAEAACSLGDAISKGPEGARNGLDVALGQVQKQVPLQPRQVPRGEVFRPRRRHVEHLEPVDFLGKAKVLASALPTDSHGVAPPQPQALDVRGEARPRAAARSGLCRPTFQEALPVGEAWERGPLPSRARDTAPGRADTPCSPRTPTDTEMEVSSGQARQHDRGTLVTHKSAHGEHAGQQLPSGLLAAGGPSPGSSSEAASTGLPRPQRGWALGAPLWGGGTAESLAGRGRPWGSAAAVPGSGRPAGPLPGGGPARLFCPEARGSGLAARRHRGCPV, from the exons ATGGCCTCGCTCGGGGACCTGCTGCGCGACTGGCACCAGGGCGCGCAGGCCGTGGCGCGCGGGGACTGGGACTGCGCCCTTCGCCTCTTCTCGAGCATCTCGGAGCCGCCCGCCAGGGTGAGCTTCAACGTGGGCTGCGTGCACCTGCTGGCCGGGGACCCGGAGGCCGCGCTGCGG GCATTTGACCAGGCGGTGACCAAGGATGCCTGCTTGGCTGTCGGCTTCCTCCAGCGCGGAGTGGCCAACTTCCAGCTGGAGAG GTTCATGGAGGCCCTGTCCGACTTTCAGCGCACCCTGGCCCAGCTGAGGGACAACACCGCCATCGACTACACCCAGCTGGGCCTGCGGTTCAAGCTGCAAGCCTGGGAG gtGCTGTTCAACATGGCTGCGGTGCAGAGCCAGCTGGGGCTCTGGGCAGAGGCTGCCTGCAGCCTGGGGGACGCCATCTCCAAGGGGCCGGAAGGGGCCCGCAACGGCCTGGACGTCGCCCTGGGCCAAGTGCAG AAGCAGGTCCCCCTGCAGCCTCGGCAGGTCCCCAGGGGTGAGGTCTTCCGGCCCCGTAGGCGGCACGTGGAGCACCTGGAGCCTGTGGATTTCCTGGGCAAGGCCAAG GTGCTGGCCTCCGCCCTCCCCACCGACTCCCACGGGGTCGCCCCGCCGCAGCCACAG GCTCTGGACGTGCGTGGTGAAGCCAGGCCTCGGGCTGCTGCACG CTCGGGGCTCTGCAGGCCCACCTTTCAGGAGGCCTTGCCCGTGGGTGAGGCCTGGGAACGAgggcccctcccctccagggcccGTGACACTGCCCCCGGCAGAGCTGACACCCCCTGCAGCCCCAGGACACCTACTGACACGGAGATGGAGGTCAGCTCCGGCCAGGCTAGGCAGCACGACCGTGGCACGCTGGTCACCCACAAG AGTGCCCACGGGGAACACGCTGGCCAGCAGCTTCCTTCAG GGCTGCTGGCAGCCGGGgggcccagccctggctcctcCTCCGAGGCCGCCAGCACAGGG TTACCAAGACCCCAGCGAGGATGGGCGCTGGGTGCCCCTCTCTGGGGAGGAGGCACTGCAGAGAGCCTGGCGGGACGCGGCCGGCCCTGGGGGTCTGCAGCTGCAGTGCCGG GGAGTGGGCGGCCGGCCGGTCCTCTACCAGGTGGTGGCCCAGCACGTCTATTCTGCCCAGAGGCCCGAGGATCTGGCCTTGCAGCCAGGAGACACCGTGGATGTCCTGTGTGA
- the NOXA1 gene encoding NADPH oxidase activator 1 isoform X10: protein MGLQARAVHRHFCPQAFDQAVTKDACLAVGFLQRGVANFQLERFMEALSDFQRTLAQLRDNTAIDYTQLGLRFKLQAWEVLFNMAAVQSQLGLWAEAACSLGDAISKGPEGARNGLDVALGQVQKQVPLQPRQVPRGEVFRPRRRHVEHLEPVDFLGKAKVLASALPTDSHGVAPPQPQALDVRGEARPRAAARSGLCRPTFQEALPVGEAWERGPLPSRARDTAPGRADTPCSPRTPTDTEMEVSSGQARQHDRGTLVTHKSAHGEHAGQQLPSGLLAAGGPSPGSSSEAASTGGAAPGRSESLATVTVQCALTLSLTAPRGADLSSLRALMSQALPPHAQRAQLSYQDPSEDGRWVPLSGEEALQRAWRDAAGPGGLQLQCRGVGGRPVLYQVVAQHVYSAQRPEDLALQPGDTVDVLCEVDQAWLEGHCDGHIGIFPKSFTVPAARRA from the exons ATGGGATTACAGGCCCGAGCAGTCCACAGACATTTCTGTCCGCAGGCATTTGACCAGGCGGTGACCAAGGATGCCTGCTTGGCTGTCGGCTTCCTCCAGCGCGGAGTGGCCAACTTCCAGCTGGAGAG GTTCATGGAGGCCCTGTCCGACTTTCAGCGCACCCTGGCCCAGCTGAGGGACAACACCGCCATCGACTACACCCAGCTGGGCCTGCGGTTCAAGCTGCAAGCCTGGGAG gtGCTGTTCAACATGGCTGCGGTGCAGAGCCAGCTGGGGCTCTGGGCAGAGGCTGCCTGCAGCCTGGGGGACGCCATCTCCAAGGGGCCGGAAGGGGCCCGCAACGGCCTGGACGTCGCCCTGGGCCAAGTGCAG AAGCAGGTCCCCCTGCAGCCTCGGCAGGTCCCCAGGGGTGAGGTCTTCCGGCCCCGTAGGCGGCACGTGGAGCACCTGGAGCCTGTGGATTTCCTGGGCAAGGCCAAG GTGCTGGCCTCCGCCCTCCCCACCGACTCCCACGGGGTCGCCCCGCCGCAGCCACAG GCTCTGGACGTGCGTGGTGAAGCCAGGCCTCGGGCTGCTGCACG CTCGGGGCTCTGCAGGCCCACCTTTCAGGAGGCCTTGCCCGTGGGTGAGGCCTGGGAACGAgggcccctcccctccagggcccGTGACACTGCCCCCGGCAGAGCTGACACCCCCTGCAGCCCCAGGACACCTACTGACACGGAGATGGAGGTCAGCTCCGGCCAGGCTAGGCAGCACGACCGTGGCACGCTGGTCACCCACAAG AGTGCCCACGGGGAACACGCTGGCCAGCAGCTTCCTTCAG GGCTGCTGGCAGCCGGGgggcccagccctggctcctcCTCCGAGGCCGCCAGCACAGGG GGAGCGGCTCCGGGGCGCTCTGAGTCCTTGGCGACCGTCACCGTGCAGTGTGCCCTCACCCTGAGCCTGACGGCCCCGAGAGGAGCTGACCTGTCCAGTCTGCGGGCCCTGATGAGCCAGGCCCTGCCCCCCCACGCCCAGCGTGCCCAGCTCAG TTACCAAGACCCCAGCGAGGATGGGCGCTGGGTGCCCCTCTCTGGGGAGGAGGCACTGCAGAGAGCCTGGCGGGACGCGGCCGGCCCTGGGGGTCTGCAGCTGCAGTGCCGG GGAGTGGGCGGCCGGCCGGTCCTCTACCAGGTGGTGGCCCAGCACGTCTATTCTGCCCAGAGGCCCGAGGATCTGGCCTTGCAGCCAGGAGACACCGTGGATGTCCTGTGTGAAG TGGACCAGGCGTGGCTGGAGGGCCACTGTGACGGCCACATTGGCATCTTCCCCAAGAGTTTCACTGTCCCAGCTGCGCGGCGCGCCTGA
- the NOXA1 gene encoding NADPH oxidase activator 1 isoform X12, whose product MEALSDFQRTLAQLRDNTAIDYTQLGLRFKLQAWEVLFNMAAVQSQLGLWAEAACSLGDAISKGPEGARNGLDVALGQVQKQVPLQPRQVPRGEVFRPRRRHVEHLEPVDFLGKAKVLASALPTDSHGVAPPQPQALDVRGEARPRAAARSGLCRPTFQEALPVGEAWERGPLPSRARDTAPGRADTPCSPRTPTDTEMEVSSGQARQHDRGTLVTHKSAHGEHAGQQLPSGLLAAGGPSPGSSSEAASTGGAAPGRSESLATVTVQCALTLSLTAPRGADLSSLRALMSQALPPHAQRAQLSYQDPSEDGRWVPLSGEEALQRAWRDAAGPGGLQLQCRGVGGRPVLYQVVAQHVYSAQRPEDLALQPGDTVDVLCEVDQAWLEGHCDGHIGIFPKSFTVPAARRA is encoded by the exons ATGGAGGCCCTGTCCGACTTTCAGCGCACCCTGGCCCAGCTGAGGGACAACACCGCCATCGACTACACCCAGCTGGGCCTGCGGTTCAAGCTGCAAGCCTGGGAG gtGCTGTTCAACATGGCTGCGGTGCAGAGCCAGCTGGGGCTCTGGGCAGAGGCTGCCTGCAGCCTGGGGGACGCCATCTCCAAGGGGCCGGAAGGGGCCCGCAACGGCCTGGACGTCGCCCTGGGCCAAGTGCAG AAGCAGGTCCCCCTGCAGCCTCGGCAGGTCCCCAGGGGTGAGGTCTTCCGGCCCCGTAGGCGGCACGTGGAGCACCTGGAGCCTGTGGATTTCCTGGGCAAGGCCAAG GTGCTGGCCTCCGCCCTCCCCACCGACTCCCACGGGGTCGCCCCGCCGCAGCCACAG GCTCTGGACGTGCGTGGTGAAGCCAGGCCTCGGGCTGCTGCACG CTCGGGGCTCTGCAGGCCCACCTTTCAGGAGGCCTTGCCCGTGGGTGAGGCCTGGGAACGAgggcccctcccctccagggcccGTGACACTGCCCCCGGCAGAGCTGACACCCCCTGCAGCCCCAGGACACCTACTGACACGGAGATGGAGGTCAGCTCCGGCCAGGCTAGGCAGCACGACCGTGGCACGCTGGTCACCCACAAG AGTGCCCACGGGGAACACGCTGGCCAGCAGCTTCCTTCAG GGCTGCTGGCAGCCGGGgggcccagccctggctcctcCTCCGAGGCCGCCAGCACAGGG GGAGCGGCTCCGGGGCGCTCTGAGTCCTTGGCGACCGTCACCGTGCAGTGTGCCCTCACCCTGAGCCTGACGGCCCCGAGAGGAGCTGACCTGTCCAGTCTGCGGGCCCTGATGAGCCAGGCCCTGCCCCCCCACGCCCAGCGTGCCCAGCTCAG TTACCAAGACCCCAGCGAGGATGGGCGCTGGGTGCCCCTCTCTGGGGAGGAGGCACTGCAGAGAGCCTGGCGGGACGCGGCCGGCCCTGGGGGTCTGCAGCTGCAGTGCCGG GGAGTGGGCGGCCGGCCGGTCCTCTACCAGGTGGTGGCCCAGCACGTCTATTCTGCCCAGAGGCCCGAGGATCTGGCCTTGCAGCCAGGAGACACCGTGGATGTCCTGTGTGAAG TGGACCAGGCGTGGCTGGAGGGCCACTGTGACGGCCACATTGGCATCTTCCCCAAGAGTTTCACTGTCCCAGCTGCGCGGCGCGCCTGA